ATCAGTAATGAAAATAGACTATATTCGTGCCTGGCTGGAGTCAAATGCCTTATGCCAAAAAGTACCCTCTGGGGTGAGATTGGGATACACCAGGGGACCTTGAATTGGCAAGACAAAATCGTGTAATCTGGTTGGTGGATTCGGTTCCGAAGGGCGAAAAAGTCCTGTCTTCCGTGCTTTCGGATTCCGAGTTCCGGCCCCCGGGACCGAGAACGCCGCCTCGCTGCTCCGGCTCGTGTCTGGTCGAGCGTGGCGGGACCGCGGCTCCCCCGGTGCAATAAACGTTCAATCGGCCGACGGCGCGCTCGTCATTTCGGCCACGATCGGAAGCTTTTTTATTGCTCTCACACCTTTCCATACAGAACTTCGCCATCATTGACGCCCTGGAACTTTCGTTCTTTCCCGGCCTCAATGTGATCACCGGCGAGACCGGGGCCGGAAAGTCCATCATTCTAAACGCCGGGCATCTTCTACTTGGGGAACGGCCGTCTTCGGACCTGATACGTACGGGAGAGAAGTCGTTACGAGTGGAGGCTCTGTTTTCCCTGCCGGCGACGATACAGCAATCGACGGGCCCGGATCTCAGGAACGAGGATGAAGAGACCGAACTCGCGGTCAGTCGAGTGATCTATCAGGAGGGACCCAACAAGGTCTTTCTCAACGGGAGGCTGGCCACTGTGGCTATGTTGCAGGACCGGGTCCCCCGATTGATGAGCATCGTCGGACAACACGACCATCAGATCCTGCTTCATCGCGACGCCCACTTGGATATACTGGACGAGTACGGGGGATTGGCGAGTTCGAGGCAGCGCGTTGAAGGGCTCTTCCTCCGGCTGGGAAACCTGCACCAGCAAAAGCACCTTTTCTTGCGAAATCGCAGTCGGTTGGCCGAACAGAGAGAATTGCTGGAGTTCCAACTCAACGAGTTGGAATCCGCCCGCCCGACTCCTGAGGAAGACGTTCAGTTACTCGAGGAACGGGAGCGGCTCCGTCATGCGCGCACGCTTTACGAGCAAGCCCAGGGCAGCTATCACCTCTTGTACGACCGCGAAGACGCCCTGCTATCCTCCCTGGGCGCGATCGAATCGGGCTTGGCGCAAATGGCGAATGTGGACTCCTCTCTCCGAGCCACCAAAGAGCGGCTTCACAGCGCGATCATGGAACTGGAAGATGTGGCGCTGACGCTTAGGGATTACGCGGAAGGCATCGTATTCGATCCGGCTCGTATCGAGGTGGTGGAAGATCGTCTGTCCCGATTGGAGCGCTTGAAGAAGAAATACGGCCCGACACTCTCAGAGGTTTTCAGCCGAATGGAGGAAACCAGAAAGACGTTGAACGCCCTCCGGGACGATAACAGCAGCGGGACTCAACTGGACGTTCAAATCCGAAACACGGAAGAAGAACTGGCGAAGGAGGCGTTGGCGTTGTCCGACGTTCGAAAGCACAAAGCCGAGACGTTGGCCCGCGATGTTCGGGGCGAATTGAGTTCTCTCAGTATGCCCGGCATGGTCTTTCGCGTAGAGTTCGGCCGTATTCCTTCTTCTCAGAAAGGGGTCCTATCCTGTGGCGACCTGGTCTTCGGGCCATACGGCGTGGATGACGTCGAATTCATCATGGCGGCCAACCCGGGCGAGGATCTGCGACCGCTCAGCAGGATTGCATCGGGCGGCGAGCTCTCCCGGATACTTCTGTCCATTAAGCGCATTCTGGCGGGGACGGCTTCCGTCGAAACGCTGATCTTCGACGAAGTGGACGCGGGCATTGGTGGAACCATCGCCGAAACCCTGGGGAAGAAGCTCAAAGAGATCTCACGGTTTCATCAGGTGTTGTGCGTCACCCACCTCCCACAAATTGCCTGCTTCGCAGATCATCATTATAAAGTATTCAAAGAAGTCCTGGAAGGTCGGACGGTTACGAGGGTGGTGAGACTCGGTCCGGAGGAAAGGATCGCCGAAATCGCGCGCATGTTGGGCGGCAAGGAAGGTGACGACGCGGCCGTTGCCTACGCCTGCAAGATGATCGAACGTCTGAGCTGATCCTCTGAACCGAGCCGGTGCTCTTTGCATCGGGTGAGACGCCGGCCTATTCCGGCAGGCCCACGGAATCCCCGGGCTGCACCTCGACCTGATCCAAGGCTTCCGCCTGGCAGAAGTGTTCATCGCACGCGGTCAGGCGGACTTTTCCAACAGGCTTGCCCGGCATGAGGAACGTTTGCCCCAGATAGTTGGTCAATGGGGCGCCCGCGCGTAAGACGTCCAGGACCGCTCCACCGGCCAGCCCTACGTCTTTGCCGGAACTGATTTCAATGGCGCCGTCCTGGACCCTGACCACAAACGCCCTCCAATGCTGATCTTCGAGAGCATCCAAAACCTCCTCCGCCAAATCCTCAAGTGTATCGTCCAAAAGACCGGGCGGTGGCGTCAGGTTCTCTTTCAGGTAATCGCCCAAATTCTGGAATCGAGGATCAATCTTTACGGTCGAGGCGCCTTTGCCCTGAAAAAGCACGGTCCCCGTTTCGGTATCGATGAGCTGGATTTGAAGGAGAAGTCTGATGGTGGGAATCTCGTCACGGAACCCATAAACACCGAACTTTTCCAGATTGTAGGTCAATTCGGAAATGCTGCTCTTCAAGAAGGCGCTCACGCCCCATTTCCTGCCAAAGGCCATTATGGATTCAATGCTTTCCGACACGTTTTCTCCGGCGGACAATACGGCCAGAGAGTCGGGGTCCATCACCTTGAGCCACGGATCCTTCTGAATGATTTCCGTCATTTTGGCGCCCAGCGAGCCCACATACAGGTCCATTCCGTCGGAGCGGAAATAGGTTCTGTTGGCTACGCTCTCGACGGCGATCTTTTTCAGATAGATGCTTTCCGGGTCGCTCACCCAGTCTTTGGCCTTTTCCACCGTCGAACAACCCGTGAAACAGACGATCACCCATGCACCCAGAAACAGACACAATCTCACGTTGCTGCGAAACGACATCGCTGCTCCACCGGCTCAATAAGTAACCTTAAAATGATCAAATTCCCCGGCATAGGGTTCCCATTTTACTTCCACCCCGGTCACCCGAGCGGTCGGGGGTCCGCCAACCCGGCACCACTCGATCAGCCGCTCCACGGATCCCCGATCACCCTCCACCAAAGCTTCCACGTCTCCGTCGCGTCTGTTTCGGACCCACCCGGACACACCCAAACGCTGTGCTTCGTCGCGAGTGGAAGCCCTGAAAAAGACGCCTTGAACAAAGCCCCGGATCAGCAATCTGGCGCGCACCTTTTCCATGAAACGTCCCGATTCCTTACCGCTAAAATCGAGTTCCTGCAAACGGTACTCGGACGAGTCCCTTGAACACGACGGACCACCTCAGGCTCCTTCATTCTCGATCATGGCCTGCCGGATGGACTTTCCCACGCGGGATCTTATCAACTTATGGACGCCGGTTCAATTCAGTCTTGCGCGGACGCACACGCCTGCAAGGCCACATCCAGCGCCAATGCCCTCGAACGATGAAACCGCTCGTCCGAGAAGCCGTGTTTCCATTCGCCCGTGAACAGTTCATCGGAAACCACCAGGAGCCCCACCACCATTACCTTTCGAAAGAATGCGACCTTATACAGGGCGGACAACTCCATTTCTACGGCTACAGCGCCTCTCTTTCTCATAGCAGCCACCTTTTCCCGGGTTTCCCGATAAGGGGCATCCGTGCTCCACACAACTTCTTCCCGCAGTTTCAACGAATTCATATTTGCCGACCGGACCAGATCGGAGGCGAGTTGCCTCCCAGCCTCAATCTTGACCCCTTTCAACGGGTAGTGCCGTGAAGTCCCCTCGTCGCTGATCGCACTTCGAGCCAGGATCACGTCCCCGATCCGGACGTCTTCTCTGATCGATCCGCACCATCCTAAACAAAGGATTCGTCTGCACTTCATAGCCGCAATGTTTTCCAGCAGCATCGCTCCCTGCGGCGCCCCGAGGAAGGGTCCGGCCAGAGCGATGGGAACATCCCGGTATTCCGTCTTGTGGACTTCCATGAAGTTGAACAATGTTCTCACACGGGAGGAATTCAGCTTCTGCAGACACTCTCGAAAATCCAGAGGAACCGGCATCATGAGACCGTTGGGGGGCAAAACGACGTTGCGACGGCCCGACGTAGCTCGAACGATCGAAGTATCTTGCATGGCTGCACGGAATTCCTTTGAGGTATGGGACTGGAGCTGTTTCCTAACACAGCTCCTCTGCATTCTGCAAGCGTATGTTTTTGAACGGGGCTCTTCAAAACCGGGCACCGTTTGGACGACCATCTACCCTCACCCCGGGCGTTTATCGAAAAACGGTTTCACTGGTATGCTTCAGGGCTCATCTTCTTAGATTCGCCCGACAAACCAGGAATCGGATTGAGTCCGTCGTCCTCTGCTGAAGCGTGTCGAACGCCGTCGGCGAATGTCTTCATTCGGACTTCCGATAGTTCTTCGGATGTATAAGGGATTTCTGCAAGATCACGAAAAAACTGGTATACTATGGCTGCCTTACATGAAACCCTCAGGTGCGAAGTAGAAAGCAAAATGATATGATTTCCCTATATTCCTGATTGACCGTACCGCATTTTTCGGATATAGTGTTATATTCCATTTAGTATAAACAGATCAAGGACATAAGACGAATTCATGTTTTCGCTTTTGGAGAAATTGGGTAGATGGTTGATCTTCGAGATCAATCACGTGGGCAGGTCGGGCATTTTCCTGTCCTACGCGTTTCTGGGACTGTTCAAGCCGCCCTACAGGGTCTATCCTTTTCTCAAACAAATATACATTATCGGATCCCAGTCGATTTTTGTCATCTTTTTCACCGCGCTGTTTACCGGGATGGTACTGGGGCTGCAGGGCTTCTATACGCTGAGTAAATTCGGGTCGGAGGGACTGCTGGGCTCCGCGGTGGCGTTGAGCCTGATCCGCGAGCTCGGACCCGTATTGACGGCGCTGATGGTCACGGCTCGAGCCGGGTCCGCCATGTGCGCCGAAATCGGCATTATGCGGATTTCCGAACAGATTGACGCGCTCGAGTGCATGGCAATAGACCCCTTCCGTTACCTTATTGCACCCAAGCTCCTGGCCGGAATCCTCTCTGTGCCCCTTCTGAATTTCATCTTCAACGTGGTAGGCATTTTGGGAGGCTACCTGGTTGGAGTCAAGTTGCTCGGAGTGGAAGCCGGATCCTATTGGAACGGCATGGAGACCAGCGTCGTTTGGGAAGACATCAGCATGGGGCTTGTCAAATCCTTGGTCTTCGGTCTCGTCATCATCTGGGTTTGCACTTCTCGAGGTTTTTTCGTCCACTTGGACCGAACGGGCGGATTTGGCGCTGAAGGGGTCAGCCGGTCGACAACGGTTGCCGTGGTTCAATCGTCCGTCTCCGTGCTTCTCTGGGACTACTTATTGACAGCCGTATTATTGTAGGACCGCTACGAGAACATCTCGGACGTTCAGCGGATCGCTCACCAGCCGACAGTACCATACGTGCTGTGTACCTACTGCGAGGAATGACGGATGAGGAAGTTCAATGTTGAAACGGCCGTTGGCACGTTTGTTGTAGCTGGATTTCTTTGCTTTGCCTATCTTGCCATCAAACTGGGAGATGTCCATGTTTTTGGCAGAGAAGGGTACCATGTGACGGCTCGATTTTCCAGCGTCTCGGGACTCAAACAGGGAGCCCGAGTGGAAATAGCCGGCGTGGTCATCGGCAAGGTAACCAGTATCCGACTGGCCGACTACCAAGCGAAAGTCGATCTGCAAATCGAACCGGACGTTACCCTCCGGGGGGATGCCATTGCCTCTATTCGCACTCAGGGCATCATCGGAGACAAATTTGTGAAGATTTCACCCGGCGGTGCGGATGAAGAGATCAAAGACGGAGGCGAGATCCTGGATACCGAGGGCGCCATTAGCCTGGAAGAGCTCATCAGCAAATATATTTTTGAAAGCAAAAACAAATAGAAGTATTCAACATGGAGGGGAACATGAAACCTCGCCGCTTCTTTCTCTTTTTGGCGATCGGCGCCGTCGCATTTCTGACATGCATTCTGTCCGATGCCCGGGCCACGGAAACAGAGAAAAAGTTCACGCTCGATGAATGCGTTGAAATGGCGCTGAAATTCAGTCCTGAAATCAAAGAGACCAACCAGGATGTCGAAATTGCCCGCACCCGTCTCGACGAGGCGAAGGCCTATTTCTGGCCCCAACTAGAAGCTCTGGGACTGGCGGCGCCCGTATCCGACGCCAAGGGAAATCAGGTCGAATCCAGTTACAGCAGCGATCGAATTCAGGGCATCGGCCCCTTTGGAAGCATCGACGTGAGTTTGGTCCAACCTCTCTATACGTTTGGAAAATTGTCATCTGCAAAGGAGGCGGCCACGCACGGGATCAAAGTGGATGAGTCCCGGGTCCAACAAAAAGCCACGGACGTTGCGCTTCAAGTGAAGCAGTTTTACCATGGTATTGCTTTTGCCAATGACGGCGAGAAGCTGGTCAACGAGATAGATACGTACCTCGAAAGCGCTCTGAAAAGAACCCGAAAACTTCTGGAAGCCGAATCCGAGCACGCCACTCAGTTGGATCTGGACAAACTCGAAGCCTTCAAGGGCGTAGTCGAAAAGTATAGAAACAAAGCCGTAAAATCGAAGATCCTCGCTAAGGAAGCGCTTCGAGCGTATATGGGACTTCCCAGAGGAACAGAGATGGCCATTGTCGATGAAACGCTCGTGCCCATTGACGTGGACGTTCAAGAACTCGAACACTATATCCAGGAAAGCCAAACACTGCGCCCGGAGATCACCCAGCTGAAGGAAGGTCTCGCCGCCAAGGAAGCGCTGGTGGACGTGGCTGCCGCCGACTACTTCCCCACCCTTTTCGTCGGGGCCTTTTACTCCTACGCGTATGCGCCCGACCGCGACCGGGTCACCAATCCATGGATTTACGACTATGCCAACCACCAGGCGGGAGGCGTCGGAGTGGGGCTCAAATGGTCCCTCAATTTCGGTATTACCACGGCCAAAGTCGATCGGAGCAAGGCGGAGGTCCTCAAGCTGAAAAAGACACAGGATTTCGCTGAAACCGGGATCCCCCTTCAGGTGGAGCAGAGTTATCGCGATTTGATCGAGGCGCGAAAAAACATCGATGCCTTGGAAACGGCTCAGAAGGCGGCTCGGAAATGGATGGTCGGCGCCTCGTCCAACTATGATCTGGGCATAGGCACATCCAAAGACCTGGCGGACGCGGTAGTGGCTTACGGCACCATTAAAATGGACTATCTGACGTCCGTATACAACTTCAACATGGGATACGCCAACCTGGCTCAGGCATCCGGAACGAGCGTCTTGGAAGTGTCCAACAAGTACTAGCACCGGATGACGTATGTTTATTTAGCGTCGGTCCATGGGTGTTCGGGTGATCCTGTGTTGTCCCCAAGATTCGTCCGATCAACCCAAAACGATGCTCCGGCGCCCGTAGGATCCGGAGCGTTGTGAGGGAGACCTTCTAAGATCTGCTTCACTACATCCGAGTGATGACTGTTGGTGCAGCCGGGCCTTTTTTCGGCCGCCGGCGAACAGAGTTTACGGCTTACAGCCGCAAGAGCGCGGGACAGCTTGATTGCCGGCCCATGTGAGTCAGGCAAATCCCGCGGCGTCCCGAAAACGAAAGCCTCATGGCCATGGCCCAGTTTGAAGGAGGAAGCATGAGTCGACAAGCAATGCGAGCGGTGGGTTTCTTTTTTCTATGCATATGGCTGGCGGGTGTGGTGTCCGCTGCCGATCCCGCGGCCGAAGCGATGAAGCAGCTAAAGACCTCCATCGACCGGGTTCTGGAGGTGTTGAACGACAAGGAATTGGCCAAACCGGAACATGAGGCCGATCGGCGAAAGAGCATCACCGAAATCATTAAATCCCGGTTCGATTTCGAAGAGATGGCCAAACGCGCCATGTCCCGGCACTGGAAGGACCAGACTCCGGAACAGGCCAAATCATTTGTGGATCTGTTCACCGAGTTGCTTTCCGCGTCCTACATAGGAAAAATCGAAGCTTATACGGATGAAAATGTGCTCTATCACGACGCAATGAAGAAAGGACCCTATATCTGGATAAAAACCACGATTAAGGGCAAGGATGTAAACGTTCCTGTCGAATACCGTATGTTTTCGAGAGACGGCGAGTGGTTCGTATACGACGTGGTCATCGAGGAAGTGAGCCTGGTGAGCACCTACCGGGATCAATTCAATCAGACCATTTCGCGGGAATCCTACGACGCGTTGGTGAAAAAACTCCAAAACAAATTGAACGAGATCGAGGCCCTCGAAAAGGCCGGAAAGCCTGCATGAGGTCGCCTTTTTCCCGTTAAAGCCGCACGCGGC
This region of Deltaproteobacteria bacterium genomic DNA includes:
- a CDS encoding ABC transporter substrate-binding protein; the encoded protein is MSRQAMRAVGFFFLCIWLAGVVSAADPAAEAMKQLKTSIDRVLEVLNDKELAKPEHEADRRKSITEIIKSRFDFEEMAKRAMSRHWKDQTPEQAKSFVDLFTELLSASYIGKIEAYTDENVLYHDAMKKGPYIWIKTTIKGKDVNVPVEYRMFSRDGEWFVYDVVIEEVSLVSTYRDQFNQTISRESYDALVKKLQNKLNEIEALEKAGKPA
- the mlaD gene encoding outer membrane lipid asymmetry maintenance protein MlaD, with the translated sequence MRKFNVETAVGTFVVAGFLCFAYLAIKLGDVHVFGREGYHVTARFSSVSGLKQGARVEIAGVVIGKVTSIRLADYQAKVDLQIEPDVTLRGDAIASIRTQGIIGDKFVKISPGGADEEIKDGGEILDTEGAISLEELISKYIFESKNK
- the recN gene encoding DNA repair protein RecN yields the protein MLSHLSIQNFAIIDALELSFFPGLNVITGETGAGKSIILNAGHLLLGERPSSDLIRTGEKSLRVEALFSLPATIQQSTGPDLRNEDEETELAVSRVIYQEGPNKVFLNGRLATVAMLQDRVPRLMSIVGQHDHQILLHRDAHLDILDEYGGLASSRQRVEGLFLRLGNLHQQKHLFLRNRSRLAEQRELLEFQLNELESARPTPEEDVQLLEERERLRHARTLYEQAQGSYHLLYDREDALLSSLGAIESGLAQMANVDSSLRATKERLHSAIMELEDVALTLRDYAEGIVFDPARIEVVEDRLSRLERLKKKYGPTLSEVFSRMEETRKTLNALRDDNSSGTQLDVQIRNTEEELAKEALALSDVRKHKAETLARDVRGELSSLSMPGMVFRVEFGRIPSSQKGVLSCGDLVFGPYGVDDVEFIMAANPGEDLRPLSRIASGGELSRILLSIKRILAGTASVETLIFDEVDAGIGGTIAETLGKKLKEISRFHQVLCVTHLPQIACFADHHYKVFKEVLEGRTVTRVVRLGPEERIAEIARMLGGKEGDDAAVAYACKMIERLS
- a CDS encoding ABC transporter permease, whose translation is MFSLLEKLGRWLIFEINHVGRSGIFLSYAFLGLFKPPYRVYPFLKQIYIIGSQSIFVIFFTALFTGMVLGLQGFYTLSKFGSEGLLGSAVALSLIRELGPVLTALMVTARAGSAMCAEIGIMRISEQIDALECMAIDPFRYLIAPKLLAGILSVPLLNFIFNVVGILGGYLVGVKLLGVEAGSYWNGMETSVVWEDISMGLVKSLVFGLVIIWVCTSRGFFVHLDRTGGFGAEGVSRSTTVAVVQSSVSVLLWDYLLTAVLL
- a CDS encoding acylphosphatase yields the protein MEKVRARLLIRGFVQGVFFRASTRDEAQRLGVSGWVRNRRDGDVEALVEGDRGSVERLIEWCRVGGPPTARVTGVEVKWEPYAGEFDHFKVTY
- a CDS encoding TolC family protein, whose translation is MKPRRFFLFLAIGAVAFLTCILSDARATETEKKFTLDECVEMALKFSPEIKETNQDVEIARTRLDEAKAYFWPQLEALGLAAPVSDAKGNQVESSYSSDRIQGIGPFGSIDVSLVQPLYTFGKLSSAKEAATHGIKVDESRVQQKATDVALQVKQFYHGIAFANDGEKLVNEIDTYLESALKRTRKLLEAESEHATQLDLDKLEAFKGVVEKYRNKAVKSKILAKEALRAYMGLPRGTEMAIVDETLVPIDVDVQELEHYIQESQTLRPEITQLKEGLAAKEALVDVAAADYFPTLFVGAFYSYAYAPDRDRVTNPWIYDYANHQAGGVGVGLKWSLNFGITTAKVDRSKAEVLKLKKTQDFAETGIPLQVEQSYRDLIEARKNIDALETAQKAARKWMVGASSNYDLGIGTSKDLADAVVAYGTIKMDYLTSVYNFNMGYANLAQASGTSVLEVSNKY
- a CDS encoding nucleoside phosphorylase; this encodes MQDTSIVRATSGRRNVVLPPNGLMMPVPLDFRECLQKLNSSRVRTLFNFMEVHKTEYRDVPIALAGPFLGAPQGAMLLENIAAMKCRRILCLGWCGSIREDVRIGDVILARSAISDEGTSRHYPLKGVKIEAGRQLASDLVRSANMNSLKLREEVVWSTDAPYRETREKVAAMRKRGAVAVEMELSALYKVAFFRKVMVVGLLVVSDELFTGEWKHGFSDERFHRSRALALDVALQACASAQD